In one Umezawaea sp. Da 62-37 genomic region, the following are encoded:
- a CDS encoding tetratricopeptide repeat protein, producing MTEPELPPEVVELGDRVFALLDEGHHEEAEPGLREVLGSAERLLGPDDPVTIALLDDLGGTLYQLGRLPEAEAAHREALARYHRAAGVDHPASLHCAHNLGTALVMRGERQEGVALLEDTLERRRRVLGEHDDTATTAGTLGAVLFSLGESARGLELLEGAYSWFLADLGRQHPKTMDVCGNLVAAVYESGERGRAREMLARLLADYAEVLGEGHPTTVETRGRLARMGV from the coding sequence GTGACCGAGCCGGAACTGCCGCCGGAGGTCGTCGAGCTGGGCGACCGGGTGTTCGCGCTGCTGGACGAGGGGCACCACGAGGAGGCCGAACCCGGACTGCGCGAGGTGCTGGGGTCCGCCGAACGACTGCTCGGGCCCGACGACCCGGTGACGATCGCCCTGCTGGACGACCTCGGGGGCACCCTGTACCAGCTGGGGCGGCTGCCCGAGGCCGAGGCGGCGCACCGCGAGGCGCTGGCGCGCTACCACCGGGCCGCCGGGGTCGACCACCCGGCTTCGCTGCACTGCGCGCACAACCTGGGGACGGCGCTGGTGATGCGCGGGGAGCGGCAGGAGGGCGTGGCGCTGCTGGAGGACACCCTGGAACGGCGGCGGCGGGTGCTGGGGGAGCACGACGACACCGCCACCACGGCGGGGACGCTGGGCGCGGTGCTGTTCTCGCTGGGGGAGTCGGCGCGGGGGCTGGAGCTGTTGGAGGGGGCTTACTCGTGGTTCCTGGCGGACCTCGGGCGGCAGCACCCGAAGACGATGGACGTGTGCGGGAACCTGGTGGCGGCCGTGTACGAGTCGGGGGAGCGGGGGCGTGCTCGGGAGATGCTCGCGCGGTTGTTGGCGGACTACGCGGAGGTGTTGGGGGAGGGGCATCCCACGACGGTGGAGACCAGGGGGCGGTTGGCTCGGATGGGGGTGTGA